GATCGTCCGGGTCGGGCTCGGCTGGGGAATGTTCACCGGGCTGACCACGCTCGGCATGATTCCCGACGGCTGGTCCACCGCCGTGGCAATGCTGCTCTGGGCGGCCGTGAACACGGTCGCCTACGCCGCGCTGGCCTGCCTGGACGCCGTCGTACACCTGGAGACCCGGATCCGTACCGAGGGGCTGGACATCCACCTCTCGCGGGCCCCCGCCACCGGGACACCGGCGCAGCTGCTGGCGGTCGGCGGATGAGCTTCAGCCGGTGGTGGACCGAGACCACGGCGGCCGTCAGCGACCACGTTCCGCTGCCGCTGGCCCTGCTGCTGCTCGTGCTGGCGTCGGCCCTGGCCGCGGCGGCCTGGTACGCCTTCCCCGCCTGGGTGCCCCGCCGGCTGCCCCGGCTGCCCCGGTGGCGCCCCGCCCGGCCGGCCCGCCGACGGGCGACCGCCACCGCACCGCCGCCGGCCGCGCACACCCCGCAGCCGACCGTTACGCGCGACGGAATCCTCGCGGTCGCGGACCGGCTGGCCGCCGAGGGCCGCTACGACGAGGCGATCCGCGAGCGGCTGCGGGCCATGCTCCACGAGCTGACCGACCGCCACGTGGTACCGATCCGGCCGGGCATGACCGTCACCGAGGTGGTCGCCGTGGCCGCCGCCAACCGCCCACCGGCCGGCCCGCCCCTGGCCGCCGCCGCGTCCATCTTCTCCGAGGTGTGGTACGCCCAGCGCCCCGCCACGGCCCAGCACGACCATCGGATGCGCGACCATGCCGACCGGCTCCGGCACCTGCTCGCCGCGGACCCCGCGCCCGATCAGCGGCCGGCGGCCACCGCAGCGAGCGGTGACCCGGCGCCCACCACCGCCGAAGGCCCGCGTGGCCCGTCCGGGACGGTGGCGCCGTGACCGTCCGGCGGCCCCGACGCCGCCACCGGATCGTGATCCCGATGCTGGTGGGCGCGGTGCTGCTCGCCGTCACGCTGGTCACCCGGGAGGTCGACCAGCCGGACCAGACCGACCCGGGTTTCCTCTCCCCGGTGGCGACCGGCGCCGACGGCGGCAGCCGGCTCGCCGCGAGCCTGGGCCGGCGCGGCGTGGTGGTGCAGCGGGAGACCGACACGCTCCGGGCGCTGCGGGCCACCCGGCCCGGCCCGGTCACCCTGTTCGTGCCGGCGCCCGAGTTGCTGCACCCGCGCACCGTCAACTACCTGGGTCTGCTGCCCGACGGCACCCGGCTGGTGCTGGTCGACCCGCCCCGGCGGGTGCTGGCCGCCGCCGGGCTACCGCTGCGGCCGAACGGCCGTCGCTGGGCGGCCCGGGCCGTCGCCCCGCACACCCCCGAGCGGTCCTGCCCCCTTGCCGAGATCATCCCCGCCACCACGGCCGCCGTCGCCCGCCAGCGGTACGCCTCCATCGGCGCACCGGGCAGCGTCGACCTCTGTTACTCGGCCGGCCTGGCCCGGCTGCCCGGCCCCGCCGAGAGCGTGGTGGTGGGCGCCAGCGACCCGTTCCGCAACGGCCGGATCGACGAGTGGGACAACCACGCCT
This is a stretch of genomic DNA from Micromonospora sp. WMMD1082. It encodes these proteins:
- a CDS encoding DUF4129 domain-containing protein; translated protein: MSFSRWWTETTAAVSDHVPLPLALLLLVLASALAAAAWYAFPAWVPRRLPRLPRWRPARPARRRATATAPPPAAHTPQPTVTRDGILAVADRLAAEGRYDEAIRERLRAMLHELTDRHVVPIRPGMTVTEVVAVAAANRPPAGPPLAAAASIFSEVWYAQRPATAQHDHRMRDHADRLRHLLAADPAPDQRPAATAASGDPAPTTAEGPRGPSGTVAP